A genomic stretch from Erysipelothrix sp. HDW6C includes:
- a CDS encoding haloacid dehalogenase-like hydrolase encodes MAKRLLNATASDILAMSKEEKLTAIKANEGRTVMSENVCTQIPRVSGNVTNSEVAASLSSDLIMLNTIDLFEPFIYGLPETDHPIRLLKDLTGKMIGVNLEPVDLHAPMLETMDVISKGRMAIRETFERANELDIDFICLTGNPGTGVSNPEIINAVKLAKTVYNGIIVAGKMHGAGVAEDVLDYAAIDHFIENGADIILLPAAGTVPGVSQEAVAKACLQIKRAGVLSLVANGTSQDCAQEETIRQIAIMNKMAGADIHHIGDAGPGGIAPWQNILALSVAIRGDRHTLRLMGSSVKR; translated from the coding sequence ATGGCTAAGCGTTTGTTGAATGCAACTGCAAGTGATATTCTTGCAATGAGTAAAGAAGAAAAGTTAACAGCGATTAAGGCAAATGAAGGGCGTACTGTAATGTCAGAAAATGTTTGTACGCAGATTCCTAGAGTAAGCGGGAATGTAACCAATAGTGAGGTTGCAGCATCGTTAAGTAGTGATTTGATTATGTTGAATACCATTGATTTATTTGAACCGTTTATCTACGGACTACCGGAAACGGATCATCCAATTCGTTTGCTCAAAGATTTAACAGGAAAGATGATCGGAGTGAACTTAGAACCGGTTGATCTTCATGCGCCTATGCTAGAAACGATGGATGTAATTAGTAAAGGGCGTATGGCGATTCGTGAGACATTTGAAAGGGCCAATGAGTTAGACATTGATTTTATTTGTCTAACAGGGAATCCCGGAACTGGTGTGAGCAATCCTGAGATTATAAATGCAGTCAAACTTGCTAAAACGGTATACAATGGCATTATCGTTGCTGGAAAAATGCATGGGGCAGGGGTTGCAGAGGATGTCTTAGATTATGCTGCCATTGATCATTTTATAGAAAATGGAGCAGATATTATTCTATTACCTGCTGCTGGAACAGTTCCAGGGGTATCACAAGAAGCCGTTGCAAAAGCATGTTTACAGATAAAACGAGCGGGTGTATTGAGTCTTGTCGCAAATGGTACAAGCCAAGATTGTGCTCAAGAAGAGACGATTCGTCAAATTGCGATTATGAATAAAATGGCAGGCGCGGACATTCATCATATTGGTGATGCAGGACCGGGAGGAATTGCTCCTTGGCAAAACATCTTAGCACTGTCTGTTGCTATTCGCGGGGATAGACATACATTACGATTGATGGGATCCTCAGTCAAACGCTAA
- a CDS encoding PTS sugar transporter subunit IIC, producing the protein MKEKIQRFAGKISNQRHLLAVRDGLASSMPLILIGSIFLMIGNIPFTPYTDWLKSMGISEFINKAANSTFGLIGLGATFATTYHLSKYYKKDALSAGIIALASYVLVSPIVTADAGDAFLTQYFGSAGLFVGIIVALVTAELFRFFVDKNLQIRMPDSVPPNVAKSFAAFVPGLLTILFWLVVFILFTTLKVTDIHKLISNTMGVPLSYLTGNLFGIIVVILLQCFFWVFGIHGAQVTGPIIEPLLLQASDANRLAMQAGLEVPNIITYEFLYNFVFTGGAGSVFALALLVFFFSKSKQNKALGKLSIAPLCFQIAEPILFGLPTILNPKMVIPFVLAPVTSAIITYYGMAWGLVAKPAGIVIPWTTPPILAGFLATGGHISGALVSIVTIAVNALIYYPFFKRMDNETYEEELAIEAKEVLNKGGVIHNG; encoded by the coding sequence ATGAAAGAAAAGATTCAACGTTTTGCTGGTAAGATTAGTAATCAACGTCATCTTTTGGCAGTACGTGATGGATTGGCGTCATCCATGCCATTGATACTTATTGGCTCAATATTCTTGATGATTGGAAACATACCATTTACGCCGTATACAGATTGGCTAAAGAGCATGGGGATAAGTGAGTTTATCAATAAAGCGGCAAACTCTACCTTTGGCTTAATTGGCTTGGGAGCAACATTTGCTACGACTTACCATTTGAGTAAGTACTACAAAAAAGATGCACTATCGGCTGGGATTATTGCACTTGCATCCTATGTACTTGTTTCACCGATTGTCACTGCAGATGCAGGCGATGCATTCCTAACGCAATATTTCGGAAGTGCAGGGTTATTTGTGGGAATTATAGTTGCATTGGTCACTGCAGAATTATTTCGATTCTTTGTGGATAAGAATCTTCAAATTCGTATGCCTGATTCAGTACCACCAAATGTTGCAAAGTCTTTTGCAGCATTTGTACCAGGATTATTGACAATCTTATTTTGGTTGGTGGTATTTATTCTCTTTACAACACTTAAAGTTACAGACATTCACAAATTAATTTCGAATACGATGGGGGTTCCACTTTCATACCTCACAGGGAATTTGTTTGGGATAATCGTCGTAATTTTACTTCAGTGTTTCTTCTGGGTATTTGGAATCCATGGAGCCCAAGTCACCGGCCCTATTATTGAACCACTTTTGTTACAAGCATCGGATGCGAACCGTTTAGCAATGCAAGCAGGTCTCGAAGTTCCCAATATCATAACCTATGAATTCTTATATAACTTCGTCTTTACAGGTGGCGCAGGATCTGTTTTTGCACTGGCACTCTTGGTGTTCTTCTTCTCAAAGAGCAAGCAAAATAAAGCGCTTGGAAAACTATCAATCGCGCCATTATGTTTCCAAATCGCAGAACCAATACTATTTGGGTTACCTACAATTCTTAATCCAAAGATGGTAATTCCGTTTGTACTCGCACCGGTCACATCAGCAATTATTACCTATTATGGAATGGCATGGGGTTTGGTTGCTAAACCAGCAGGAATTGTAATTCCGTGGACAACACCACCGATTCTTGCGGGATTCTTAGCGACAGGTGGTCATATTTCCGGAGCATTGGTAAGTATTGTAACCATAGCGGTTAATGCACTAATTTACTACCCATTCTTTAAGCGAATGGACAATGAAACATATGAGGAAGAACTCGCTATTGAGGCGAAAGAAGTTCTTAATAAAGGAGGAGTAATTCACAATGGCTAA
- a CDS encoding PTS lactose/cellobiose transporter subunit IIA, with protein sequence MNDELLQSIMALIMHGGNAKGLAIQAIKYARNDDFIEAEKSMNACDKELNIAHKAQTEFLVAEAQGSATELSLLMIHGQDHIMNAITTRDLAFEMIECLKKIREGN encoded by the coding sequence ATGAATGATGAACTGTTGCAATCGATAATGGCATTAATTATGCATGGAGGCAATGCAAAAGGCCTAGCCATTCAGGCAATCAAATATGCAAGAAATGATGATTTTATTGAAGCAGAAAAAAGTATGAACGCATGTGATAAAGAATTGAATATTGCCCATAAAGCGCAAACAGAATTCTTAGTTGCTGAGGCACAAGGCAGTGCTACAGAACTTTCACTTCTGATGATCCATGGTCAGGATCATATTATGAATGCAATCACGACACGAGATTTGGCATTTGAAATGATTGAATGCCTTAAAAAAATAAGGGAAGGAAATTAA
- a CDS encoding PTS sugar transporter subunit IIB → MSKKTIMLACAAGMSTSLMVRKMEDAATKMGLEYTIFAVPATAARDVLAERDVDLILLGPQLSYMIDDFERLTKDKPVPIGVINMMDYGTMNGEKTILFANGLLDK, encoded by the coding sequence ATGAGTAAAAAAACGATAATGTTGGCATGTGCTGCCGGCATGAGTACGAGTTTGATGGTAAGGAAGATGGAAGATGCAGCTACGAAAATGGGTTTGGAGTATACGATATTCGCGGTTCCCGCTACTGCAGCTCGCGATGTTCTTGCTGAGCGCGATGTCGATTTAATTTTACTTGGCCCACAATTGTCGTACATGATTGATGATTTTGAACGACTAACAAAAGATAAACCTGTTCCGATAGGAGTTATTAACATGATGGATTACGGAACAATGAATGGTGAAAAGACTATTCTTTTTGCGAATGGATTATTAGATAAGTAG
- a CDS encoding BglG family transcription antiterminator, translated as MVVDKGVIYLDEMDIQILQELKNTDYISSTELALIMGVSERTIRKRIKEISILIQDCGANLGSVPGLGIRLNILNLSDFERYLNRSIEENASYPKTKQGRIDFIIDYLLLSDSYVNLTVLCEQLYISRSTLSNDLIEVRKHFERFNIRVVDSKRKGVKLSGSETDIRRCLSQVTLNTNRFLSESLGGHEQYEAVSKHLSVVLQRNNFVLSDIGFQNLCNHLYILMERIKNQNHTKSGELTRFEIEQKDLPIEVAKDIASEFSKLFKIVFPQDEVLYIAIHLAGKQNVYISEFDVAIQNDDNLVSMVRAMLESIHTNWNIDLRNDKELLFNLVLHFKPLLIRIKSGFEQKNPMLGDIKKNLSLAYLLAVQSLQFVEVLVERNISADEVAFVALHINLALARKREGTNRKRILILCSTGRGSSELLAYQVRSRFSKQIKEIVTSDVAGLPHISLDTFDLIITTINHGIETQTPTVHIGHFLDDADMNRISRELELKTQTNIEKYFKKTLFLSLSNTPTRTAILEGMVHSINESEVIPRNFLELILQREAVGSTDYGNLIALPHPNQLVTQDTFVCIAVLDKPILWERSEVQVVILVSIQKDFNDNLEHFYRVMSEFMASRQAVHELIKYKDFERFIKTIRTIDDKQHVGGTNE; from the coding sequence ATGGTTGTCGACAAAGGGGTGATTTACTTGGATGAAATGGATATTCAAATCCTGCAGGAACTTAAGAATACCGACTACATTTCGAGTACAGAATTAGCATTAATTATGGGTGTTTCCGAAAGAACAATTCGTAAGCGCATCAAGGAAATATCCATTTTGATTCAGGATTGTGGAGCAAATCTAGGATCTGTACCGGGTCTAGGGATCCGGTTAAATATATTAAATCTAAGTGATTTCGAGAGATATCTTAATAGATCGATCGAAGAGAATGCTTCGTATCCAAAAACAAAACAAGGCCGTATAGACTTCATCATTGATTATCTACTACTCAGTGATAGTTATGTAAATTTAACGGTCCTGTGTGAGCAGTTATACATTAGTCGCTCAACGTTATCGAATGATTTAATTGAAGTTCGAAAGCATTTTGAACGCTTTAATATACGCGTAGTTGATTCAAAAAGAAAAGGTGTTAAATTAAGTGGCAGTGAAACAGATATAAGACGTTGCTTATCACAGGTTACTTTGAATACGAATCGTTTTCTGAGTGAATCTCTGGGAGGACACGAACAGTATGAGGCCGTTTCTAAACACCTATCTGTTGTGCTCCAAAGAAATAACTTTGTTCTCTCAGATATAGGATTTCAAAACTTATGCAACCATCTTTATATTTTGATGGAACGCATTAAAAATCAAAATCATACAAAATCTGGAGAACTGACTCGGTTTGAAATTGAACAAAAAGACTTACCCATTGAGGTTGCAAAGGACATTGCATCGGAATTCTCAAAACTCTTTAAAATCGTGTTTCCACAAGATGAAGTTCTCTATATAGCAATTCATCTTGCTGGAAAACAAAATGTCTACATTTCTGAGTTTGATGTAGCAATCCAAAACGATGATAACCTTGTCTCAATGGTAAGGGCAATGTTAGAAAGTATCCATACAAACTGGAACATTGATTTGCGTAATGATAAAGAACTACTCTTTAATCTTGTTCTACACTTCAAGCCGTTATTAATTCGTATAAAATCTGGATTTGAGCAAAAGAATCCGATGCTGGGTGATATAAAAAAGAATCTGTCATTAGCATACTTATTGGCCGTACAGTCCTTACAATTTGTGGAGGTCTTGGTTGAACGTAATATCAGTGCAGATGAAGTTGCATTTGTGGCCTTGCATATCAATCTTGCGCTTGCAAGAAAGCGTGAAGGAACAAATCGAAAACGCATTCTCATTCTATGCAGCACGGGTCGAGGTAGTTCCGAACTTCTTGCATATCAAGTTCGGAGTAGATTTTCTAAGCAGATTAAAGAAATTGTGACAAGTGATGTTGCGGGACTTCCTCATATCAGTTTGGATACGTTTGATCTTATCATTACCACAATTAATCATGGAATTGAAACGCAAACTCCAACAGTACATATAGGGCATTTCCTTGACGATGCGGATATGAATCGAATTTCGCGTGAGTTGGAACTAAAGACACAAACTAACATTGAAAAATACTTCAAGAAAACTCTCTTTTTATCCTTGAGTAACACTCCAACACGCACTGCAATTTTGGAGGGAATGGTTCATTCAATTAATGAGAGTGAGGTTATTCCGAGAAATTTTCTTGAGTTAATATTACAGCGTGAAGCAGTGGGGTCAACCGACTATGGAAATCTCATTGCCTTACCACATCCTAATCAATTGGTAACTCAAGACACATTTGTGTGTATTGCAGTTTTGGACAAACCGATATTGTGGGAACGATCTGAAGTACAAGTTGTAATATTGGTTTCGATTCAGAAAGATTTTAATGATAATCTCGAACACTTTTACCGTGTCATGAGTGAATTCATGGCATCAAGACAGGCTGTTCATGAATTGATCAAGTATAAAGATTTCGAACGGTTTATAAAGACGATACGAACTATTGATGACAAACAACACGTAGGAGGAACAAATGAGTAA
- the pepF gene encoding oligoendopeptidase F, with protein MTKKIDQRWEVNQAHTWDLSDLFESDDAFDKALQKLKTDASAFEQKYQGTLTTPDTINTALDAYRAILELATAVGTYQSLQLSANQQDDANLERTGKYQIAGSTVQNTLSFFESELLLNDEDTLQQAASLSEENKLYLEDLMRDKPHTLSPEVNKALTALSPVLDSSYNTYNRSKLADISFPDFTVKGTTYPMSFVSYENEFEFENDHELRHAAFNTFHGKLAEYQNTFAAIYNNQITKEKAMSELKGFESVFDYLLFDQKVSRDMYNRQIDLIMEHLAPHMRKYAKLLQRIHKLDKMTYVDLKLSVDPDFEPSISIEESKDYLLDGLAVLGDDYREIVRRSFDERWIDFPQNIGKSTGAFCSSPYGNHPYILINWTKRMREVFVLAHEVGHAGHFYLAGQNQNIYNTRASLYFIEAPSTMNELLMANHLKKSNDDPRFQRWILSSMIGRTYYHNFVTHLLEAAYQREVYRLVDNGQPVSTRTLSTLKKEVLAKFWGEDIEINDGAELTWMRQPHYFMGLYPYTYSAGLTIATEVSQKVIDGELPIDKWKDVLKAGGTKTPLELAKMVDVDLSTETPLLNTIAHIGAMIDEMVDLTDLLEKQ; from the coding sequence ATGACCAAGAAAATAGACCAACGATGGGAAGTTAATCAAGCTCATACGTGGGATTTAAGTGACTTATTTGAAAGTGATGATGCATTTGATAAGGCGTTACAAAAACTCAAAACAGATGCCAGTGCATTTGAACAAAAGTATCAAGGAACGCTCACTACCCCAGATACGATTAACACAGCATTGGATGCATACCGAGCGATTCTTGAACTTGCGACAGCCGTGGGGACGTATCAATCCCTTCAGTTAAGTGCAAACCAACAAGATGATGCGAATCTTGAAAGAACTGGAAAATATCAAATTGCGGGATCTACAGTTCAAAATACGTTGAGTTTCTTTGAGTCGGAATTACTGCTTAATGATGAAGACACACTCCAACAAGCAGCATCACTCAGTGAAGAAAATAAATTATATCTGGAAGATCTAATGCGTGATAAACCACACACATTGAGCCCTGAAGTAAACAAGGCATTGACCGCTCTTAGCCCAGTGCTCGATTCATCTTACAACACATACAATCGTAGTAAACTTGCTGATATAAGTTTCCCTGACTTTACGGTTAAGGGAACAACATATCCCATGTCCTTTGTATCTTACGAGAATGAATTTGAGTTTGAAAACGATCATGAATTACGTCATGCAGCGTTTAACACCTTCCATGGCAAACTTGCGGAGTATCAAAATACGTTTGCTGCTATCTACAACAATCAAATTACCAAAGAGAAGGCGATGTCTGAGTTAAAAGGGTTTGAATCAGTATTTGACTACTTACTCTTTGATCAAAAAGTAAGTCGCGATATGTACAACCGTCAAATTGATTTGATTATGGAACACCTCGCTCCACACATGCGCAAGTATGCAAAACTACTCCAACGCATCCACAAACTTGATAAGATGACCTATGTTGACTTAAAACTTAGTGTAGATCCAGATTTTGAACCTTCGATATCAATTGAGGAGTCAAAAGATTATCTTCTTGATGGACTTGCTGTACTTGGTGATGACTATCGTGAGATTGTGCGCAGATCATTTGATGAACGTTGGATTGATTTTCCACAGAATATTGGGAAATCAACCGGTGCATTCTGCAGCAGTCCTTATGGAAACCATCCCTACATCCTCATCAATTGGACCAAACGAATGCGTGAGGTCTTTGTATTAGCTCATGAAGTTGGCCATGCTGGACACTTCTATCTTGCTGGACAAAACCAAAATATTTACAATACACGTGCATCACTTTACTTTATTGAAGCACCATCAACCATGAATGAGTTATTGATGGCAAATCACTTAAAGAAGAGTAACGATGATCCACGCTTCCAACGATGGATTCTGTCAAGTATGATTGGACGTACGTACTATCATAACTTTGTAACCCACCTCTTAGAGGCGGCGTATCAACGTGAAGTCTATCGCCTTGTAGATAATGGTCAACCTGTATCAACACGCACACTAAGCACCCTTAAAAAAGAAGTCCTTGCGAAATTCTGGGGTGAGGACATCGAAATTAACGATGGTGCCGAGCTGACATGGATGCGTCAACCACATTATTTCATGGGACTTTACCCATACACTTATAGTGCTGGATTAACAATCGCTACGGAAGTAAGTCAGAAAGTTATTGATGGTGAATTACCCATCGATAAATGGAAAGATGTCTTGAAGGCAGGGGGAACTAAAACACCACTTGAACTTGCAAAGATGGTAGATGTCGATTTATCAACAGAAACTCCACTTCTCAATACAATTGCTCATATTGGTGCAATGATTGATGAAATGGTGGATCTTACAGATTTACTTGAAAAACAATAA
- a CDS encoding TetR/AcrR family transcriptional regulator, giving the protein MARHKEFSKEAALQQAMLLFWKKGFSRTSMQDLTEAMGLSRSSIYDSFENKEKLYADALELYAYQKSQKRINFVASLQANGKEKIILLFNDMIDGLYATTSPDGCLLTDSVGILPSVDASIHAFVTEQFASVRELYGELVALGKRDGSITSSLSNESLSFMLFNLHESTIVLGSVGDNDQEQRQLIQNFMDML; this is encoded by the coding sequence ATGGCCAGACACAAAGAGTTTTCAAAAGAAGCGGCTCTGCAACAAGCAATGCTACTTTTTTGGAAAAAAGGATTTTCTCGAACGAGTATGCAGGACCTTACGGAAGCGATGGGACTCAGTCGCTCAAGTATTTATGATTCATTTGAAAACAAAGAAAAACTTTACGCAGATGCATTGGAACTTTATGCCTATCAGAAGAGTCAAAAGCGCATAAATTTTGTAGCGTCGCTCCAAGCCAATGGCAAAGAGAAAATTATTTTACTGTTTAACGATATGATTGATGGTTTGTACGCCACAACATCGCCTGACGGCTGTTTGCTTACGGATTCAGTAGGTATCCTACCCAGTGTTGATGCTTCAATTCATGCGTTTGTTACAGAACAATTTGCTTCGGTTCGTGAGCTCTACGGCGAGCTAGTTGCATTGGGAAAGCGTGATGGAAGTATTACCTCTTCCCTATCAAATGAGTCTTTATCCTTCATGCTCTTTAATTTGCATGAAAGTACGATTGTACTGGGTTCTGTTGGAGACAATGATCAAGAACAACGTCAATTGATTCAGAATTTTATGGATATGCTTTAA
- the gap gene encoding type I glyceraldehyde-3-phosphate dehydrogenase yields the protein MTTRIAINGFGRIGRLTLRRILSLDTDLEVVAINDLTQPKVLAHLFRFDTAFGQFDGSVDYTDDAIIINGKAIKVYAEKDAKHLPWGDDAIDVVVESTGFYTSQEKSQAHLDAGAKKVLISGPAGNMKTIVYNVNDAILDANDTIISVASCTTNALAPMAKALNDAYGIEVGTMTTIHAYTGNQALVDGPKGLNLRGARAAAGNIVPYTTGAAKAIGLVLPELNGKLQGHSHRVPVIDGSVVELVSILRTKVSEDDINALMKNVTENNPSFGYTDLEIVSSDVIGSTYGSLFDATQTEVTTVNDYQLVKTVAWYDNEFGFVTQLVRALEKYATL from the coding sequence ATGACTACACGTATTGCAATTAATGGATTTGGCCGAATCGGCCGCTTAACACTGCGCCGCATTTTAAGTCTTGATACTGATTTAGAAGTTGTCGCAATCAATGATTTAACACAACCAAAAGTTCTCGCACACCTCTTCCGTTTTGATACAGCATTTGGACAATTTGATGGCAGTGTTGATTACACAGATGATGCCATTATTATCAATGGAAAGGCAATCAAAGTATATGCTGAGAAAGATGCGAAGCATCTTCCTTGGGGCGATGATGCCATTGATGTTGTTGTAGAATCGACAGGATTCTATACATCACAAGAAAAATCACAAGCACACCTTGATGCTGGAGCAAAGAAAGTCTTGATTTCCGGACCCGCAGGGAACATGAAAACGATTGTCTACAACGTGAACGATGCGATTTTGGATGCGAATGATACGATTATTTCAGTAGCATCATGCACAACCAATGCCCTTGCTCCAATGGCAAAAGCACTCAACGATGCATATGGTATCGAAGTCGGAACCATGACAACCATCCATGCCTATACAGGTAACCAAGCCCTTGTAGATGGTCCTAAAGGATTAAACCTGCGTGGTGCACGAGCTGCTGCTGGTAATATTGTTCCTTATACAACAGGTGCCGCTAAAGCGATTGGACTTGTGCTACCCGAGCTGAATGGTAAACTTCAAGGTCATTCGCACCGTGTTCCTGTCATTGATGGTTCTGTCGTTGAATTGGTTAGTATCTTACGTACGAAAGTAAGTGAAGATGACATCAATGCCTTGATGAAGAACGTAACCGAAAACAATCCATCATTTGGGTATACAGACTTGGAAATAGTTTCCAGTGATGTTATTGGTTCAACCTATGGATCTCTATTTGATGCAACACAAACTGAAGTCACTACAGTTAATGACTACCAACTTGTTAAAACAGTCGCGTGGTATGATAATGAATTCGGCTTTGTCACTCAACTTGTCAGAGCACTCGAAAAATACGCTACACTTTAA
- a CDS encoding sugar diacid recognition domain-containing protein, with the protein MSLLASINIQEIVNKMMEDIPYNINIMDETGTIIGSGEKDRIGDLHRGAREAISSGEMVTIYEETATEKRGTNDPILLGERIIGVVGITGNPLEVIPFCKLVNSTVVLMISSYLKMQDEFRVKGSKKYFFNRILLSHDENNKRIEELAPRFNINLEQAFNLIIFELGAYVKSSVLEKCLDGVSIYRYATLQYVIITNDKNDDIIERLKKRQDVTRIYVGKQAENAAQSFEDLKRLISVFHALGYHDRLLKQADYHDLDLLATMITTAKTETLNPIDTLADDLLIETLQSFIRYNGSINEIADDLMVHRNTLQYRLNRITESTGLNPRYTVDLFRLFAALVNWQAKRDVYNVDMN; encoded by the coding sequence ATGAGTTTATTAGCATCAATTAACATACAGGAAATTGTCAACAAAATGATGGAAGATATTCCCTATAACATCAATATTATGGATGAGACAGGGACGATCATCGGCAGTGGTGAAAAAGATCGTATCGGTGACCTCCACCGAGGTGCCCGTGAAGCCATTTCTTCAGGTGAGATGGTGACAATCTATGAGGAAACCGCAACCGAGAAACGTGGTACAAACGATCCTATTCTTCTTGGAGAGCGCATTATTGGCGTCGTCGGTATCACTGGAAATCCTTTGGAGGTTATTCCTTTTTGTAAACTAGTAAACTCTACCGTTGTTTTGATGATATCCAGCTATCTTAAGATGCAGGATGAATTTCGTGTAAAGGGCAGCAAGAAATATTTCTTCAATCGTATTCTCTTATCACATGATGAAAACAACAAACGAATTGAAGAATTAGCACCACGCTTTAATATCAATTTAGAGCAAGCATTCAATTTAATTATCTTTGAATTGGGAGCGTATGTGAAATCATCCGTTTTGGAGAAGTGCTTGGATGGCGTCAGTATCTACCGCTATGCCACACTTCAGTATGTCATCATTACAAACGATAAGAATGATGACATCATTGAACGCCTCAAAAAGCGTCAGGACGTTACTCGTATTTATGTAGGCAAGCAAGCTGAAAATGCTGCCCAATCCTTTGAAGATTTAAAACGTCTTATTAGCGTGTTTCATGCACTCGGTTATCATGATCGCCTCTTAAAGCAAGCGGATTACCATGATTTGGATTTACTTGCTACGATGATTACGACTGCCAAAACCGAGACATTGAATCCAATAGACACATTGGCTGACGATTTACTTATTGAGACATTACAGTCATTCATTCGGTATAACGGAAGTATTAATGAGATTGCAGATGACTTAATGGTACATCGTAATACACTGCAATATCGTTTGAATCGCATTACTGAAAGTACAGGGTTGAATCCGCGCTACACTGTAGACTTATTTCGCCTCTTCGCGGCCTTAGTCAATTGGCAAGCAAAACGCGACGTCTATAATGTAGATATGAACTAA
- the pyk gene encoding pyruvate kinase: METKIIATYGPSVSTSEKLNELVDVGASIIRYNISHADYQHCIQFQETMALVSNAACLVDTNGPEIRIGTFARDSTQLEVNQQFTLFTHMCVGNQLGVSISYKDITSGVERGDTVYVDDGRIVLRVIDITEDGVVTQVMQGGLLSNHKGVNIPGKHIDLDILSEKDKTILASFASAPDYVAVSFTRSIDDIMVVRNTLQALDFKHTKIIAKIENQEGLDNLESIISECDGIMIARGDLGIEVPYERVPFFQREIIKRCHHHHKLSIVATQMLESMIQAPKPTRAEVSDVANAVFEGASFVMLSAETAVGDYPIEAVTVMRRICDESYRHRNEL; the protein is encoded by the coding sequence ATGGAAACCAAAATTATTGCGACATACGGTCCCAGCGTTTCAACTTCTGAGAAACTCAATGAACTCGTTGATGTTGGTGCAAGCATTATTCGCTATAATATCTCACATGCAGATTATCAACATTGCATTCAATTTCAAGAAACCATGGCACTGGTTTCGAATGCAGCATGTTTGGTTGACACCAATGGTCCTGAAATTCGTATTGGAACCTTTGCCAGGGATTCTACTCAACTTGAAGTAAATCAACAGTTTACGCTGTTCACCCATATGTGTGTAGGAAATCAATTGGGTGTCAGTATATCCTACAAAGATATCACAAGCGGTGTAGAGCGTGGCGATACAGTGTATGTTGATGATGGCAGGATTGTATTGCGCGTGATTGATATAACCGAAGATGGCGTTGTGACACAGGTGATGCAAGGGGGACTCCTTAGCAATCACAAGGGTGTAAACATCCCAGGGAAACATATTGATTTGGATATTCTATCAGAGAAAGACAAGACAATTCTTGCATCCTTTGCATCAGCACCTGATTATGTTGCGGTTAGTTTTACACGTTCGATTGATGATATAATGGTGGTTCGCAACACATTACAAGCACTGGATTTCAAGCATACAAAAATCATTGCGAAAATTGAAAATCAAGAAGGACTTGATAACCTAGAATCCATTATTTCAGAGTGTGATGGCATTATGATTGCCCGTGGAGACTTGGGTATTGAAGTACCGTATGAGCGTGTTCCGTTTTTTCAACGAGAGATTATCAAACGATGTCATCATCATCACAAACTAAGTATTGTCGCTACACAAATGCTTGAATCGATGATTCAAGCACCCAAGCCGACACGGGCAGAGGTGAGTGATGTTGCCAATGCGGTGTTTGAGGGAGCCAGTTTTGTGATGCTCTCAGCAGAGACTGCGGTTGGAGACTATCCAATTGAAGCAGTCACGGTAATGCGCCGTATTTGTGATGAAAGTTATCGACATCGTAACGAACTGTGA